The stretch of DNA TATGGTTCAATGCTGAAATACTCAAGACAATATTCAAAGATTATTCATTTGTTTTACCTTTTCCTCCAGTTTGAAACCATAGGTGAAATATGCCAAATGTGCATTTTAACTAAGAATCCTGTAAGGCAAGCTACTGACCACAGTCACTTACATGAAGATTAAAGAATACAATTGCATCGTTTtaaacagtctaacaatataataCAAATTTGAAAAACTATCCCCCCCAAAACCCCATGTGTGTTTTGCTCTTCAAtcgaagagagggagggataccCACCACGCGTGACGTCAGCAGAGGTAGAGACCACTAGCTTCTTCATCAGTCTTCTCCATGTTCATCATCATCAGTGGCACATTCGTTATAGCCGAGGATAGAGCATCATCCAGGGGTAGGGCAGCCGAACCGAGTCCCTGCGGTAGTCATGGCGGCGCCGTTAGCCCACTTCGATGAAGACTGGCAGGATTTCAACGAATTTAAGTCGGCCTCAGGGTCGCCGAACCGACTAGACCAGCTGAACTCGAACGTGGCTGACACGGGCCTGGCGGAGGATTTCTCGGACATCGACAACAGCTTTTCGGGGGAGATATGCAGCTTCAAATCAATGGAGGACCTTGTCCACGACTTCGATGAGAAGCTGACAGTTTGCTTCCGAAATTACAACACTGAAACTGAAAACATAGCCCCCATTAAACCTATCACAGAAGATAATTTCCTCAAGGACGACGAGTGAGTGTGAATTATGCTACTTTATTACTTTAGCATTGTTAACCTATCATCTGAAATCTGGTTTTGCTAAACTAGTTAGTTAGCCTACCATTGCTAAGGTTAGCCTGCTGCTAGCTAGGCATTTAAAAACAGGGTTGTTAGCTAGATAGCCATGGTTGTGTTGAATGCACGTGACACGTAAAGGCAACTTAAGAAAACCAGGACTTCAAGACCAGAGCCTTCAAGAGGTTACATTTGTATATTGTTTCTAGCACTTAGCTATAACTCTAACTGACCTGTGTTTTCAATGTAGTTAGCTACCCAACTTTAGTTTGTAAACAACTTGATATTTGCATTGCATGATTTCCTAAACAGTCCCTCCTTTCACATAAGTTACTTCAAAATATTAGACTGTGTGTCTCGTGCATTAGCTATGTGCACTGCAATTAATTTTCCCAATTCCGGCACTGTAGCTAGTTATTATACTGACTTTCAAGTCATCTGAGTCTGTCTAaactcaggacagacgggagtcTGGGCTGTTCTCTATTGACGCACTGCTGATGAACCACATCGTCATTGTGACATTTAAACAAATGAAACGCATACATCGAGGTACGTAATTGTTTTTGAAAGGGCACGCTTCAGCTCAGATTATGTGATGGACAGCGTTTATAAAACCAGTGATCTGTAGAGGACATCTGCGCTCAACCCTCCTCTTCACCCCTCAACTTGCTCTATACACGCACATACAGCCTACACATAGTCATATGCACACACCGAGATCGTGTCTTTTGAAATTGGCAGCCTTGTATGTTGCTTTTGAGTCAGGTCCAAAGAATCTTGGGGGAAACACTGTACCCTTTTACAATAAAATGCACTCCCAAATGTAGGCCTAGCCTAAACAATCCCTGTTGTCTTAGAATGGTGGTCTTTATAATATTATAAAccaggtggttcgagccctgaatgctgatttggcTGAAagatgtggtatatcagaccatataccatgggtatgacaaatttgtttttactgttctaattatgttggtaaccagtttataatagcaataaggcacctcagggtttgtggtatatggccaatataccacggcaaagggctgtatccaggcactccgggGTGCGTtgtgtaagaacagcccttagctgtggtatattggccatataccacacaccctcgggccttattgcttaagtaacaCATGCTATAACAAAGATAGCTAGGCTATCACTATAATCAAGACTTGTGGAGATGGCAGAGGATCTGTTAGCCTGTAATGTTGGTCTATGTATGACTCATCAGCATGCTCTGACTACAGAACAGCCAGTGTCATCTCCCTAAAATGGTCTCCTGGGCTGTCTCACTCAATACAGATACAACCTTGACGATGTCAGCTCCGCTTTGTTCATAATATCAATTTCCAGGGAAAGAATTAATTGAATTCacgcataaatacacacacacagagagagaacatgtatacacaatacacacatacCTAGTTTTGCAGTGCCGCTATTGGGACCAGGGTGAGGAGGATGTGTGTGAGGGAAGTGGAGGGGGGAGTTTGGACAGAAAGAGCAGTGCACTGAGGGCAGCGGAGTCCTTTCATGAGTGACTGCTCATTTGGAGGACATGCCTTGACTCCTAACTAGCTCTGTAGTTGGCTAATGGCCTAACTCCATGCAGAGACACACAGCGAGGATGACAGGAAGActggaaggagtgtgtgtgtttttatattcCCTAATGTGCTTTTGGGAAAAGTTTCAGGATCAACTTCCCTTGGCATAGGAGGACAGAAGGAGAACTACTCATGAAGCTACACAGACCCACTGGCCACAGAGAGGCTTGTTTTATGCAGGGTCTGTGCATTGTTGAGAATAGCAATGCCATGATCAAAGGCTGACACAGAGACGGGGCCAAAGCAGGTCCTGCCGGCATTGCTCCATTTTTAGGGAACCTATCCCAAAACTGTATGTTGTTAATGGTAATAATGCTGTGTtagtgagagagcaagagggaggggTTATGCGAATAACACATGTCTATTCATTGGAGTGTGTGGGCAGCAATCTCTCTGATGCAAAGCCTATCTGACGCATGGGTTCACAATGCCCATCCTCACATTGCTCGCAGCAGTCAGGGtcagacagacgcacacacacactcatactcgCATGTATCTTACGCCAAACATATTCTCTTCCTCGCATGTATCTTACACATGCTCACTCCAATTGTGTAGCGGTTTCTATGTACAAAATGGAAGAAAGGTCCATGAAAATGTATTCTGTATTTTCCTGTAACTTAAAGCAGAGCCCTTTATAAGAAAATACTTGGACAATACATTTGGCATTGAGAAATGCTAGATTCCTGTGCTGTTAGCAGCGGGCAGAGAGACGCGAGCTGTGTCAAAGACAGAGACAAGTGGTGTGTGGGTGGCTGGTGAGAAAAGAGGATGACAATCTACTGCCAACTAATGATGTGTCAGTGTGGAAAATCGTTTTTTTGTGCTGTGAATGAAAAtgttctctttcttcctctttctttctcccttcctcATTTCTCACCCTCTTTCGACCTCACATTGTTCTCCATTAATTCTCCCCCACTTACTCTTCTCTTGTCATTCTCTTCATTCCCCTCACCATATTCCTCTTTCACcgttctttccctctctccctcagcgtGTGGAATGCTCTGACCGATAACTACGGCAATGTGATGCCAGTGGACTGGAAGACCTCTCACATTCGCTCCCTGCACCTCCCCACTCTCAATCTCTGTGAGCAgagggtaagacacacacacacacacacacggtctgcACCTCCTAGTGCTTAAATATATGGCCTAAAAATCATATCTAGATTTTTTTCAAACAATATACATCtcgataaaaataaaaaataaatatatatatatatatatatatatatttttttttttatcgatATGTATATtgtttgaagaagaaaaaaaaagtgtatatatatatatatataatattttttGTAAACAAGCTTGTTGGACAATTTTTAAAggtcaaatacactgcatttcaaacagtcagcaataatgTAATGAACTGAAGGCTTGTGAAATTGTACCTAGGATTAATATAAGCCTTCTACAACTACAGGACCCACTAATAATGTAATCAAAATAGTATCACCTGCTTTTTTTCAATCTGGCATTCAAGTCTATGAAAATCCCTTTTTGTTACAAATTTTACCAGGACCAtacataatgcacattcactaataatgacttCTTGTAGCAGGCAGTATAGAAAATGTATACAAGTCTCATAAACCAGCTCTCAAGCACAAGCCTACGTGCTAGTGACTAGCCAGCTAAGTTTTATATTTCAAATgtagccaacttggatctattttctatctaacaaggtagaacagttgaattgttatgaacacacccttctgtctgtctccaactgtttgaacagcatgttagcctgtccactttgttcacatGTGGAAATCAAGTGGCCTGCCTTATTTCTCATTAATGAGAACGAGATGACAATTCCTTATAGAATTGTTTTATGCTTATTGCAGATTTATAAAACACAGAATAGACAGCTAGTAAAGCAGtctttggctaaaatgctgctagtgGTACGTGGTAACGCAATGCCACACACAACAAACTGAGCATACATTTCCCAAATCAACGTTTTTTGATATTCGTGTTTTAGTAGTGTCTGCTCTGTGTGCAGTATAAGGAGTAGAGACATATAAAAATGATATAGTTAGAGAGGGTTActtctctattacagtaaaagaATGTCTCCATGTGTTTTGGTGACCATATGACccattctgttggaccaaacctcaaatgcacaTTGTGAGTTGAACCAGCTTGTCAGAGAGGAACAAGGATCTCTCATTTTTGGGAGGGGCTTGGCGTGtgtgtaaatgggaaggtgcacTGCGCAGAAGGAGCGAAGGAGACGAGACCAAAAAGACAATATGAAACCAAGTGGACATAAAcgctcatttaaaaaaatacaggcatttggaatatcaTATCAATATCATATcaacattttatatatatatatatatatatatatatatcgccCTAGCACCTCCCCACCAAGCTGACTGCATCCCCCTTttttgctctctctccatctctctctgtttctctgctccctctctctgtgatgGACAGAAGCTGGACAACATGCCACTTGACCTGTCTGATGATGAGGAGCTGAGGGAACAGATGGACATGCACTCCATCATCGTGTCCTGCATCAACGACGAGCCACTCTTCACCGTcgagcaggtacacacacacacacacactcgcgctCTCTTTCTATCACGTCTCAAATACACCTTACACACTCCTACTTACAAAGCCACACCCATAAcacataaccatgtgtgtgtgtgtttgtttgtttgttgcagGTGATCGAGGAGATTGAGGAGCTGATGGAAGAGTCTCCAGACCCAGAGGATGATGGGAGCCCGTCCCAGTCAGACCTGTCCATGCTCTCCCAAGACCTCAGCAACCTCAAACGCTCCAGCTCCAACACCAGCTATGAGGACCGTGAGTTACTCCTAACTCTCATATAAATCCCTATCAACTCAAGTGTTAACAGCTCCTTCCAGCTAATTTTTACAACCCGTACATATATACAACTGGATACAACTGGACAGCAATTGCTGCATGTTTGTTATGTAACTTGTAAATGCACATCAAATCAAGGCTTAATGCAAACATCTGTGACTGACCTTGTAAGTGTATGTTAGTATGTGATACCCCCCCATGTGTAAATGTGATTTGTCAAGCCCTGTTTAAGTATGTGTTGGTATGTTCTGCGTCGTCTGTCAGGCCTGCATCGTCTGTCAGTCTCAGAGCTGAGCGAGGCCTTGGAGGAGGTGGAGACTGCCATCAGGCGCTACAGTGAGGAGCTGATCCAGGCCCTGGCCCTGAGGGACGAGCTGGACTTTGAGAAGGAAGTGAAGAACAGCTTCATCTCGCTGCTCATCGACGTGCAGAATCGGCAGAAGGAGCACCGCGAGCTGCTCCGCCAGAAGAAGAAGACCAGGCCCACAGGCAGCGCTCCGAGGGCAGACAGGACACACGTTCCTGGGACGGTGAGAGAGACAGATGTATACATTGAAATCCATATAATGCATGTTGTGATGCAGACATGCGCGTATAGATATGTGTGTTGTGGACACTCCCTCATTCATACACGCACCACAAGGGAAGATGCATGCACTGGAAACTATGGGGGGAATGCACATGCATGGAAAAGCAACAAAACACACCCTGCAGTGCTGTACTAACTCCTGCCACACTCACCCTGCAGACCCTGTTGGGTCTCTGCCCTTACGCTTTATTTTACAGTCAGCTAGTTCCTATGTACATGGTGACATTTTGACATGTCTTAGTAAACACCAGCTGAAAACAGGAATGTCAAATAAAGCAACCTGGCGGTCTGACTTCATCCTGCCATTGTTTTTGTCCATTCTGAACTGTTGATCTTCCGTGTGGATAATCTGTCCTTTTCAGAACCTAAATTGATAGAGGGTTGAATCCAGCTCTAtacccctctcctgctctctgggGTGCTCATGTCTTTTTGGAGGGTTTCTCATTCTTTGGtagttttatctctctctccctccttccgctTCCTTCTTCTAGCTCTTCACTATGGAGGGACTCTCCACTGTCATTCAGAACGGCCTCCGTCAAACTTTCGGCAGCACAGGAGGGGACAAACAggtgcccccctctctctagctacCCGTCCTCTTTTTTTCAGTTTCCCCCCAAAATTTGACAGTTCTTTTCTCTACAGCTTTTGCTGCTACTGTGTTCTCAACATGTTCTCTTTATTTTACCATCTTTCTTTTTCAGTTTTTTATACTATTTCTTAAGCCCTCTGCTGTCTTATCCTCTGGCTCATTCTGTGTCCATCAAATACAAATTAAGCATCTCTGCTTCTCTGCTTTCATATCCTTCTCTTTTTGTGTCTCTTTTGTTTCCTATGATTTtcctgtagtatactgtaatatataataatatatgccatttagcagactgtTTTATCCAAAGTaacttagtcatgcgtgcatacatttttacgtatgggtggtcctgTTTGTTGAACTGAGCGTTGTGTCTTGAGATTGGCAGGAACTTGATGCTGAATCATCCAATAGTGTGCTCTTTATTCCTTGCAAACAAGCGTTCCCCTATTACTATGGGTGTGCTCGTGGGAAATGGGAAGTCGTAAGTCCGACATTGTGCTCACGTGCCTTTTTTGAAGTTGGAACAATTCTTTAACCAATAAGATTGTACATTGCTAAtaataaagttagctagcttgtgTAACATTGACATATGGTTAGCCTCTACttccacacaatcccggatccgggagcacccccatcagtaaaaaagctgactagcatagcctagcatagcgtcacaagtaaatactagcatctaaatatcattaaatcacaagtccaagacaccagatgaaagatgcacatcttgtgaatccagccatcatttctgatttttaaaatgttttacaaggaagacactatgtaaatctattagctaaccgcgatagcaaaagacacaacttttttccccaccatttttttcctgcataggtagctatcacaatttcgaccaaataaagatataaatagccactaaccaagaaacaacttcatcagatgacagtctgataacatatttattgtatagcatatgttttgttagaaaaatgtgcatatttcaggtataaatcatagtttaccattgcagccaccatcacaactctcacc from Salvelinus fontinalis isolate EN_2023a chromosome 20, ASM2944872v1, whole genome shotgun sequence encodes:
- the LOC129817382 gene encoding fasciculation and elongation protein zeta-2-like isoform X1, with product MAAPLAHFDEDWQDFNEFKSASGSPNRLDQLNSNVADTGLAEDFSDIDNSFSGEICSFKSMEDLVHDFDEKLTVCFRNYNTETENIAPIKPITEDNFLKDDDVWNALTDNYGNVMPVDWKTSHIRSLHLPTLNLCEQRKLDNMPLDLSDDEELREQMDMHSIIVSCINDEPLFTVEQVIEEIEELMEESPDPEDDGSPSQSDLSMLSQDLSNLKRSSSNTSYEDRLHRLSVSELSEALEEVETAIRRYSEELIQALALRDELDFEKEVKNSFISLLIDVQNRQKEHRELLRQKKKTRPTGSAPRADRTHVPGTLFTMEGLSTVIQNGLRQTFGSTGGDKQYLTTVIPYEKKAGSPSVEDLQILTKILHAMREDSEKVPSLLTDYILKVLCPT
- the LOC129817382 gene encoding fasciculation and elongation protein zeta-2-like isoform X2, whose protein sequence is MAAPLAHFDEDWQDFNEFKSASGSPNRLDQLNSNVADTGLAEDFSDIDNSFSGEICSFKSMEDLVHDFDEKLTVCFRNYNTETENIAPIKPITEDNFLKDDDVWNALTDNYGNVMPVDWKTSHIRSLHLPTLNLCEQRKLDNMPLDLSDDEELREQMDMHSIIVSCINDEPLFTVEQVIEEIEELMEESPDPEDDGSPSQSDLSMLSQDLSNLKRSSSNTSYEDRLHRLSVSELSEALEEVETAIRRYSEELIQALALRDELDFEKEVKNSFISLLIDVQNRQKEHRELLRQKKKTRPTGSAPRADRTHVPGTYLTTVIPYEKKAGSPSVEDLQILTKILHAMREDSEKVPSLLTDYILKVLCPT